A region of the Nocardia nova SH22a genome:
CGGCCCACCACCGGCCTCGCGCTCGGGCCAGGCGCCGGCGAAGGTGTCATAGGTCTTGCGCCCCAGCAGTAAGGTGTCCGCGCTGCCCAGCTGCGCGTCCACCGCCGCACCCATCTCGTCGTTGTAATACGGGAAATGCCAGTCCTGCGGGTTCTCGACGACACCGTCGAGGGCGATGAACAGTCCGGCGGTGAGGGTGCGCATATCGTCTCCTGATTCCTGTGCTGGCTTCTGCACGGTTCGACGGCGCGGCCGCCCGGAATTCATCGGCGGCCGGTGATGAGGGCCGGAGTCAAAAGTGAGCGGTTCCCCATGTTTTGTCACGGAATCGCGCTCCGAAACTGGTCGGGTGGATATATGTGCAGGTCGGAAGCGGTGTCGGCGCGCGCCCGAATTTCGCAAAACGGAGTAGAAGGTGAGCGGGAACTCGCATTACCGTTTCAGCACGTAACACATACGGCCGGGTTCGGGAGTGGTCGGTATCGCCCGAGCGCCGGTGCGGCGGATCTCGCGCCGATCGCGAGGTCGAGTCCGTGACAAGGAGGTCCGAGTGACTACAGCAAGCACGATCGGGTCGAAGCGCGGCCCGTCCGCGCCGGTGATCTCGCTGTCGGCGCGGGACGCCCACGAGTTGACGCGGGAACTGCTCGCCCACCTCGGTGCGGCGGTGCCGCCGTTCACCGCACTGCCCGCCGACGTCATGTCCGGTGAGGTGGCGGCGGTGGCGCGCCTGTGCACGGAGTGGTCGATCCGGCGCGTCAACGGCGGCGATCTGCCCGAACGCACGGATCGCCTGCGCGCCGCCGCGGCGCGCTGGTGCCGTTCCGGCATCCCCATCGAGGATGTCGTGCACGCCATCCACGAGGGTTTCAAATCCGGGCTGGACCTGCTGTTCGCCCGCGCCCGCGCCAGCGACGCCGAACTCGTGGTGCGGGGCACCGGCACGGCGCTCGAGATGCTGGACCTGATCACCGCGACGGTGAACAAGGCCTATGTCCAGGAGCGGCGGGCCGAGGCCGCCGAACATCACACCGCCGTGCACACCCTGACCTCGGCGCTGCTGGGCGGGCACGCGACCACGAAACTCGCGCGGGAGTGCGGTATCCGGATCGCCGACCGGTATTGCGTACTGGCCGTGTGGATTCCGCCGCACCCCGACGAATCCCATCCGCGGCTGGACCAGCAGGTCGTGGCGCGGCGCAAACTGCGGCGGGTGCAGGCCGCGCTGGCGAAGTTGCTGCGCGAGAATCCGCTGGCCATGCTCTCGGTCGACGGCGGCAGCATCCTGATCCCCGAGAGCGCCTGTGCCGAAGCCGAACTCGACGATCTGTTCACCCGGCTGTCGGAACTGGCCGGGGTGCCGCTGACCGCGGCCGTGGTCACCGCCGCGGCCGACGACGTGCCGGAGGCGGCCGAGCAGGCCCACGATCTACTCGACACGGTGCGGCGGCTGGGCCGCGGGCCCGGAATCCATCGCTTCGCCGAGCTCGCCCTGCAATACCAGCTCACCCGGCCGGGGATCGGCCGCGACATCCTGGATGCGCGGCTGGTGCCGCTGGACTCCCATCCCGAACTGCTGGAGACGCTGCGGGTGTTCTTCGCGACCGATCTCAACCGGCAGCGCGCGGCACGCCAGCTGTGCATCCATCCGAACACCATCGACTACCGGCTGCGGCGGATCGGGCAGCTGACCGGATTCGATCCGTCCCGGACGACCGGATTGTGGTATCTGCGTTCGGCTCTCATCGCCCGGACGAGCGCCGGTGACCACGATGCGCGCCGGCCCGCCTGAGCGATCGGGGCGGGCGCTCACTCGCCCAGGGCCGCGGCGATCATCGGCCAGGACTTGTGCAGGTCCTCCTGCCAGTAGCCCCACGAATGGGTTCCGGCAGGGCGGAAGTCGAAGGTCGCGGGGATGGCGAGTGCGGTGAACCGGTCACGCAGGGCGCGGGTACAGCTCACCGCGCCGGTCTCGAGCGCGCCGCCGACGAGGAGCTGATCGGCCAGGGTCGCGGGATTGCCGTGGATGCCCGGACCGGTGAGGGTGTCGAGTGGGCCCGGGAACCCCGTCCCGGTCGACACATAGATCGCGGTACCCCGCAACCGATCCGCGTGCAGATACGGATCATTGGCCGCCCACGCCGGATCCGTGGGCGGACCCCACATGTTCACCGTGTTACCCATCCGGCCACCCACCACCGCGTCCACGATCAACTGCCCCTGCGGATCACTCGTACGCACACACCCCGAATACGACCCGATCGCGGAGTACAAACCCGGCGCCGCCAACGCCAACTGGAACACCGACGTACCCGCCATCGAAATACCCGCCACCGCGTTCACCCCACTGCCACCGAAACCCGAATCGATCACCGCGGGCAACTCCCGCGTCAGAAACGTCGACCACCGCTGCCGACCCAACACCGGATCATCGGCACGCCAATCCGTGAAATAACTACTCGCCCCACCGAACGGCACCACCACATTCACCTGCTTATCCGCGAAAAACGACGCCACATCCGTACGGTCGGTCCAGTTTCCGCCGCTGGCCCCGCCGTCCGCGCCGTTGAGCAGATACAGCGTCGGCGCCGGGCGATTCGGATCGACGGCCCGGAAGACCCGCACCCGCGTCACATTCCGCATGGCCGCCGAATACACCCCGACATCGAGAATGCGGTCGGACTGCGGGTGGATATCGTGAATTCGCGAACCGTCGGGTGCGCTGACCGCCGAGAAATCCGCGGTGGGTTCCGCGCCCGCGCGCGCACCGGCCGAGGCGGTGGTGAGCGCGGCCGCCACCACGGCGACGATCACGGCGGTGCGCGTCCGGAAGGGCCGCCTGTTCATTCTCGTACTCCGATCTCGACATCATTCGTATGCGACCGCGCGGCGACTACCCGACATTCACCGGCCGACATCGGCGTTTTTCCACAGTCAACGACGTCGCCGGCCGCGACGGCATCCGATATCACCGATTTTGTGGCCGTTACCAGTGCACCGCGAACCGCACTGGCATACCGGCCAAAAACATCGGCCGGTAATTGCCCGGCCGGACGGATGCGCCCTATCGTCGGCCACAATTCCCGCAATCCGGTGGCCGAGAGAAGGCGACTTCGTGAATTCTGCTGTCCCGCACTCTCTCTCCCGGACACCGCTGCGGGCGGCCGCGGCGCTGTGGCTGGCGGCCGGGCTGACCGTCGCCGGTACCGCCGCCGCCCAGGATCCCCCGGCGCCGCCGAGCACGCCCGCCTCCGTCTCGGCGGAGCTGGTGCGTTCGGCCGCCGAGCCCGCGCCCGACGGCTCTCGCCTGGTGTCGGTCACTCCCGGATCGGCGCGGGCACTGTCGATCACCGTGCACTCGGCGGCGATGAATCTGCCGATCCGGCTGGAAGTCCTTGCGGCGCCGGACCGTTCCCGTCCCGCACCCACCCTGTATCTGCTCAACGGCATCGACGGAGGTGCGGGCGGCAATTGGATCGATCGTACGGATGTGGCGTCGTTTTTTGCGGATAAGCAGGTGAATGTGGTGGTGCCGTTCGGTGGGGCGAGTAGTTATTTCACGGATTGGCGTGCCGATGATCCGGTGTTGGGTCGGCAGCGGTGGTCGACGTTTCTGACGCGGGAGTTGCCCGCGGTGATCGATTCGGGTTTCGGTGGCAGTGGGGTGAACGCGGTGGCGGGTATTTCGATGGCGGGTACGTCGGTGTTCCAGTTGGCGTTGGCGGCGCCGGGTTTGTACTCCGCGATCGGGTCGTATTCGGGGTGTGTGCGTACGAGTGATCCGCAGGGGCAGTTGATCGTGGACGCGGTGGTGGGTGGCCGGATGGGTAACACGGTGAACATGTGGGGTCCGCCCACGGATCCGGCGTGGGCGGCCAATGATCCGTATCTGCACGCGGATCGGTTGCGGGGTACCGCGATCTATGTGTCGACCGGGACGGGGTTCCCGGGCCCACTCGACACCCTCACCGGCGCACACGGCGACGCCGTCCAGCTGGGATATCAGCTGGTCTTCGGCGCGGCGCTGGAAGGCGTCACCAATATCTGCACCCATCAGCTGCACGATCGGCTCGCCCAGCTGAAGGTGCCCGCGACCTTCGACTTCCGCCCGGACGGCACGCATTCGTGGGGGTACTGGCAGGAGGATCTGCACAAGTCCTGGCCGATGTTCGCGGCGGCATTGGGAGCGTGACCGGCTTCGGCGTCACGGCGACGGCCCGATCCCGGCCGGAAGCTGTCCTGGTTCCGCGCGAGAATGCGACGGTGACCGATACGACCCAGCGCCTCCTGACCCTGCTGTCGCTGCTGCAGACGCCGCGCGAATGGCCGGGTCCGGAACTGGCCGAGCGACTCGGCGTCAGCGAGCGGACCGTGCGTCGCGATATCGACCGGCTACGGGCACTGGACTATCCGGTGCAGGCGACGATGGGCGTGTAC
Encoded here:
- a CDS encoding alpha/beta hydrolase; amino-acid sequence: MNSAVPHSLSRTPLRAAAALWLAAGLTVAGTAAAQDPPAPPSTPASVSAELVRSAAEPAPDGSRLVSVTPGSARALSITVHSAAMNLPIRLEVLAAPDRSRPAPTLYLLNGIDGGAGGNWIDRTDVASFFADKQVNVVVPFGGASSYFTDWRADDPVLGRQRWSTFLTRELPAVIDSGFGGSGVNAVAGISMAGTSVFQLALAAPGLYSAIGSYSGCVRTSDPQGQLIVDAVVGGRMGNTVNMWGPPTDPAWAANDPYLHADRLRGTAIYVSTGTGFPGPLDTLTGAHGDAVQLGYQLVFGAALEGVTNICTHQLHDRLAQLKVPATFDFRPDGTHSWGYWQEDLHKSWPMFAAALGA
- a CDS encoding alpha/beta hydrolase; this translates as MNRRPFRTRTAVIVAVVAAALTTASAGARAGAEPTADFSAVSAPDGSRIHDIHPQSDRILDVGVYSAAMRNVTRVRVFRAVDPNRPAPTLYLLNGADGGASGGNWTDRTDVASFFADKQVNVVVPFGGASSYFTDWRADDPVLGRQRWSTFLTRELPAVIDSGFGGSGVNAVAGISMAGTSVFQLALAAPGLYSAIGSYSGCVRTSDPQGQLIVDAVVGGRMGNTVNMWGPPTDPAWAANDPYLHADRLRGTAIYVSTGTGFPGPLDTLTGPGIHGNPATLADQLLVGGALETGAVSCTRALRDRFTALAIPATFDFRPAGTHSWGYWQEDLHKSWPMIAAALGE
- a CDS encoding PucR family transcriptional regulator, producing MTTASTIGSKRGPSAPVISLSARDAHELTRELLAHLGAAVPPFTALPADVMSGEVAAVARLCTEWSIRRVNGGDLPERTDRLRAAAARWCRSGIPIEDVVHAIHEGFKSGLDLLFARARASDAELVVRGTGTALEMLDLITATVNKAYVQERRAEAAEHHTAVHTLTSALLGGHATTKLARECGIRIADRYCVLAVWIPPHPDESHPRLDQQVVARRKLRRVQAALAKLLRENPLAMLSVDGGSILIPESACAEAELDDLFTRLSELAGVPLTAAVVTAAADDVPEAAEQAHDLLDTVRRLGRGPGIHRFAELALQYQLTRPGIGRDILDARLVPLDSHPELLETLRVFFATDLNRQRAARQLCIHPNTIDYRLRRIGQLTGFDPSRTTGLWYLRSALIARTSAGDHDARRPA